The Chryseobacterium phocaeense genome includes the window CAATGCAGAATACCTTAATCCAAAGGAAACACCGTTACGCGGTGAAAACCTGACCCGTTTTAAACAACATCCTTTCTTTCCTATAGATTTAAAATACAGGGTGACTGCAAAATTCAGCAGAACTTTAGATTCTAAACCTTTTGACCTTCCCACATCTTCCGGAAAGACAAAATCTTATCAGGAATACGGAAAAGCAACCTTTGAACTGGAAGGGAAATCCTATACGCTGACCTTATATCAAAGCCTTGACCTGATCAAACTGGAGAAACACAAAGATTATCTTTTTCTTCCTTTCCGGGATGCCACCAACGAAAAAGAAACCTATGGCGGCGGAAAATATATGGACCTTAAAATCCCCAAAGGAGATACCATCGTTCTTGATTTTAACCAGTCTTATCAGCCATACTGTGCCTATAATGCTTATGATTATAATTGCCCGATCGTTCCTGAA containing:
- a CDS encoding DUF1684 domain-containing protein, with translation MKKYIIILLLFPIFLFSQKKDSKEIAEIKKFQKTLNAEYLNPKETPLRGENLTRFKQHPFFPIDLKYRVTAKFSRTLDSKPFDLPTSSGKTKSYQEYGKATFELEGKSYTLTLYQSLDLIKLEKHKDYLFLPFRDATNEKETYGGGKYMDLKIPKGDTIVLDFNQSYQPYCAYNAYDYNCPIVPEENKLPVEIRAGVMYQDIYHH